The following proteins are co-located in the Nocardioides piscis genome:
- a CDS encoding DUF3068 domain-containing protein yields the protein MRKIIGWLLLGLGAFLLVTALLATLWVPAQLERTPLDVDTKTYLSGTAEKYNPTLGETEDLDVKATSTTQADADSSDDDVIVWVNTTCLVIDEGDVPECVEADEPLKRLVSVTTDVFATGRNDALAVNGKYRHPGAEEKEGLVNKFPFDTEKKDYPFWDGMLGAPATAEYVGTETLDGLETYKFHILLEEEPVDEIIAGTPGVYSQDKYIWVEPRTGGIVNQEQHEIRELEDGMLLLDLNLAFTDEQVEKSVAEAKDNKSQLNLVTKTVPVVAFVVGLLSVLVGAFLVFAGRKRSGA from the coding sequence GTGCGCAAAATCATTGGCTGGCTGCTGCTCGGGCTGGGTGCCTTCTTGTTGGTGACCGCTCTGTTGGCCACGCTGTGGGTCCCGGCGCAGCTCGAGCGGACCCCGCTGGACGTCGACACCAAGACCTACCTCAGCGGGACTGCGGAGAAGTACAACCCGACGCTGGGTGAGACCGAGGACCTCGACGTCAAGGCCACCAGCACCACCCAGGCCGACGCCGACAGCTCCGACGACGACGTGATCGTCTGGGTGAACACCACCTGCCTGGTGATCGACGAGGGTGACGTGCCCGAGTGCGTCGAGGCCGACGAGCCCCTGAAGCGCCTGGTGAGCGTCACGACCGACGTGTTCGCGACGGGTCGCAACGACGCACTGGCCGTGAACGGCAAGTACCGCCACCCCGGCGCCGAGGAGAAGGAGGGACTCGTCAACAAGTTCCCCTTCGACACCGAGAAGAAGGACTACCCCTTCTGGGACGGCATGCTCGGTGCGCCGGCGACGGCTGAATACGTCGGCACCGAGACCCTCGACGGTCTGGAGACCTACAAGTTCCACATCCTCCTCGAGGAGGAGCCGGTCGACGAGATCATCGCCGGGACCCCGGGCGTCTACAGCCAGGACAAGTACATCTGGGTCGAGCCCCGGACCGGGGGCATCGTCAACCAGGAGCAGCACGAGATCCGCGAGCTCGAGGACGGCATGCTCCTCCTCGACCTCAACCTGGCCTTCACCGACGAGCAGGTCGAGAAGTCCGTCGCGGAGGCGAAGGACAACAAGTCGCAGCTCAACCTCGTGACCAAGACGGTGCCGGTGGTCGCGTTCGTCGTGGGCCTCCTGTCGGTGCTGGTCGGAGCGTTCCTCGTGTTCGCAGGGCGCAAGCGCTCCGGGGCCTGA
- a CDS encoding class I SAM-dependent methyltransferase: MDHLPQSVRVERRRVDEAESRRANGPDWDRYADEYQATHGEFLGDVGFVWGPEGQTEEQLGILGPVAGRTVLEVGSGAGQCSRWVRRQGGRAFGLDLSHRQLQHGRRIDELTGTAVPSVRATATQLPFAESSFDVVFCSFGALQFVADIEQALAETARVMRRGGRFAFSITHPTRWMFPDDPGVAGLTATQSYWDRTPYVEIDDESGRVSYVEHHRTIGDWVRLLSGQGFVLVDVVEPEWPDDLDRVWGGWSRVRGLLTPGTAIFVCVLS, from the coding sequence GTGGATCACCTGCCGCAGTCGGTGCGGGTCGAACGTCGCCGCGTCGACGAGGCCGAGTCGCGACGCGCCAACGGCCCCGACTGGGACCGCTACGCCGACGAATACCAAGCAACCCACGGTGAGTTCCTCGGCGACGTCGGCTTCGTGTGGGGGCCGGAGGGACAGACCGAGGAGCAGCTCGGCATCCTCGGACCGGTCGCTGGTCGCACCGTCCTCGAAGTGGGCAGCGGGGCCGGTCAGTGCTCACGCTGGGTGCGTCGGCAGGGCGGTCGGGCGTTCGGCCTCGACCTGTCGCACCGTCAGCTCCAGCACGGCCGTCGCATCGACGAGCTGACAGGCACCGCCGTGCCGTCGGTCCGGGCGACCGCGACCCAGCTGCCGTTCGCCGAGAGCTCCTTCGACGTCGTCTTCTGCTCCTTCGGGGCCCTGCAGTTCGTCGCCGACATCGAGCAGGCACTTGCCGAGACCGCTCGGGTGATGCGGCGCGGCGGACGGTTCGCCTTCTCGATCACCCACCCGACGCGCTGGATGTTCCCCGACGACCCCGGTGTCGCCGGCCTGACCGCCACCCAGTCCTACTGGGACCGCACTCCCTATGTCGAGATCGACGACGAGTCGGGCCGGGTGTCGTACGTCGAGCACCACCGCACCATCGGCGACTGGGTGCGCCTGCTGTCGGGCCAGGGCTTCGTGCTCGTCGACGTCGTCGAGCCCGAGTGGCCCGACGACCTCGACCGGGTGTGGGGAGGCTGGTCGCGGGTCCGGGGGCTGCTCACTCCCGGGACGGCCATCTTCGTCTGCGTCCTCAGTTGA
- the rpsA gene encoding 30S ribosomal protein S1 — protein sequence MTSTISALPDYDAPQVAINDIGSEEDFLAAIDATIKYFNDGDIVEGTIVKVDRDEVLLDIGYKTEGVIPSRELSIKHDVDPSEVVSVGDKVEALVLQKEDKEGRLILSKKRAQYERAWGTIEQVKEEDGVVEGTVIEVVKGGLILDIGLRGFLPASLVEMRRVRDLQPYVGQTLEAKIIELDKNRNNVVLSRRAWLEQTQSEVRHGFLTQLQKGQIRKGVVSSIVNFGAFVDLGGVDGLVHVSELSWKHIDHPSEVVTVGDEVTVEVLDVDMDRERVSLSLKATQEDPWQHFARTHQIGQIVPGKVTKLVPFGSFVRVEEGIEGLVHISELAERHVEIPEQVVQVNDDVMVKIIDIDLERRRISLSLKQANETTAAVEVEDFDPTLYGMTATYDDQGNYVYPEGFDPETGEWLEGFDDQRAVWEEQYAKAHARWEQHVKQQAEAKQAEVEASEATSYSSGGDDTGSEHEGESGGGSSGSLASDEALQALREKLTGGQA from the coding sequence ATGACGAGCACCATCTCCGCTCTTCCCGATTACGACGCGCCTCAGGTTGCGATCAACGACATCGGTTCTGAAGAGGACTTCCTCGCGGCCATTGACGCGACCATCAAGTACTTCAACGACGGCGACATCGTCGAGGGCACCATCGTCAAGGTGGACCGCGACGAGGTCCTCCTGGACATCGGCTACAAGACCGAGGGCGTCATCCCCTCCCGCGAGCTGTCGATCAAGCACGACGTCGACCCCTCCGAGGTCGTTTCCGTGGGCGACAAGGTCGAGGCCCTGGTCCTCCAGAAGGAGGACAAGGAAGGCCGCCTGATCCTGTCCAAGAAGCGCGCACAGTACGAGCGCGCCTGGGGCACCATCGAGCAGGTCAAGGAAGAGGACGGCGTCGTCGAGGGCACCGTCATCGAGGTCGTCAAGGGTGGTCTCATCCTCGACATCGGCCTGCGCGGCTTCCTGCCCGCCTCGCTGGTGGAGATGCGTCGCGTCCGCGACCTGCAGCCCTACGTCGGTCAGACGCTCGAGGCGAAGATCATCGAGCTCGACAAGAACCGCAACAACGTGGTCCTGTCGCGCCGTGCGTGGCTCGAGCAGACGCAGTCCGAGGTCCGTCACGGGTTCCTCACCCAGCTGCAGAAGGGCCAGATCCGCAAGGGCGTCGTGTCCTCGATCGTCAACTTCGGTGCCTTCGTGGACCTGGGCGGCGTCGACGGCCTCGTCCACGTCTCCGAGCTGTCCTGGAAGCACATCGACCACCCGTCCGAGGTCGTCACGGTCGGCGACGAGGTCACCGTCGAGGTGCTCGACGTCGACATGGACCGCGAGCGTGTCTCCCTGTCGCTGAAGGCGACGCAGGAGGACCCGTGGCAGCACTTCGCCCGGACCCACCAGATCGGCCAGATCGTGCCGGGCAAGGTCACCAAGCTGGTGCCGTTCGGTTCGTTCGTCCGCGTCGAGGAGGGCATCGAGGGCCTCGTGCACATCTCCGAGCTCGCCGAGCGTCACGTCGAGATCCCCGAGCAGGTCGTCCAGGTCAACGACGACGTCATGGTCAAGATCATCGACATCGACCTCGAGCGTCGCCGGATCTCGCTGTCGCTCAAGCAGGCCAACGAGACCACCGCTGCGGTGGAGGTCGAGGACTTCGACCCGACGCTCTACGGCATGACGGCGACCTACGACGACCAGGGCAACTACGTCTACCCCGAGGGCTTCGACCCGGAGACGGGCGAGTGGCTCGAGGGCTTCGACGACCAGCGCGCCGTCTGGGAAGAGCAGTACGCCAAGGCGCACGCTCGCTGGGAGCAGCACGTCAAGCAGCAGGCCGAGGCCAAGCAGGCCGAGGTCGAGGCCAGCGAGGCGACCTCCTACTCCTCCGGTGGCGATGACACCGGCTCGGAGCACGAGGGTGAGTCCGGCGGTGGCAGCAGCGGTTCGCTCGCCTCCGACGAGGCGCTCCAGGCCCTCCGCGAGAAGCTCACGGGTGGCCAGGCCTGA
- a CDS encoding family 16 glycoside hydrolase, with the protein MPPRLRRVLIALLLGVLCVTPTALPGSVATAAGPDDDFQKVVLAEGTTLGEVMELTVAGDGRVFLISRAGDIRMYDPATSQTTIIMNSPELGVWNGFEDGGLGITVDPDFEDNHWLWVYYAAAPFEHAANRVSRLTVETHDGTTHIHKSSEKVLLEVATQRRTCCHSAGSLAFDGDGVLHLSTGDNTSSLESDGFSPIDERPGRSDYDSQKSAANTNDLRGKILRVRPRSDDAGAVDLTAGDDISYDIPGGNLFGEGGAHPAARYPDADPARTRPEIFVMGLRNPYRLGVDPDTDVLYWGEVGPDARWSDPERGPRHFEEFNRTSVAMNGGWPYCTGQVGDDLTASDTGGAYVDWDFATSSPRRSPDGSPLRFACNDPVSMAGVNDSPNNTGLSTLPPMTDAWISYSLFPPNPYPGFDGVVPIGGQVYRQSQNTLDAGRAFPARYEGSYFLAEFSRGWIKEVRTDAEGDILEVNDFMDGFVRPSDLAFGPDGSLYVLEYGDGAFTGSPATKLVRIDYAPDGSAPTARAGANVTEGAVPLTVQFDATDSHDTDGDTLAYSWDFDGDGVEDSTAAAPNHAFTTAGDFTTVLTVTDATGKSARAPLQVHVGNTTPAVDFDLPVDGAFFTPGDTLDFEVTATDREEPADCSRVLVQQGVGHDTHVHPDLGRSGCRGVLQTTPASDHGPDANTFGVLQAGYTDAGANDGLNAPLTGTDLVTLQPKLRQAEHGVWSAGAEVIGYNGVAGTRPGGGALIGNVSDRDWIRFDPMSLLNMSDISARYSGSPGPNDGIEVRAGSLDGPVVTTLPVTQPTTDQFVYATTSAPIAGRAADLGGRPLYLVYSGTGVVALDEFRFVGRGAEGPPPSSACPQAPSPRPGYTLLYDGTHLDDWRQAGPGGFVARGCSLVSDGGMGMLWFAGRSFTDFSLSLQFKTADAGDNSGVFVRFPDPGVDPWVAIDQGHEIQVKEGASDDEPQKTGSIYGFDREDLRNARPAGEWNDLQIDVVGQTYTVALNEVVVNTFTSNGTRGRSGFVGLQNHTQADRVWFRNLQAREFPAGDIPPPSDPSPSTSPTETPPALGAPGTSITGPRRFTRRTRAAFTLTADRAATFRCSLDGAPWSTCASTLSHARLRPGSHTLLARAVDASGVADPSPAQHRWTIDRTAPRVRVLAGRSATIDSSPTIRARIIDRAAGVSRRGVRVVVDGRRVRGVRSRARVVTATSPSLTPGTHRVLLVARDRAGNVTRVRWRFAVRG; encoded by the coding sequence ATGCCGCCACGTCTGCGTCGCGTCCTGATCGCCCTCCTCCTCGGGGTGCTCTGCGTGACTCCCACCGCCCTGCCAGGCTCCGTGGCCACCGCGGCCGGTCCCGACGACGACTTCCAGAAGGTCGTCCTTGCCGAGGGCACCACCCTGGGCGAGGTCATGGAGCTGACCGTCGCCGGGGACGGCCGCGTGTTCCTGATCTCGCGCGCGGGCGACATCCGGATGTATGACCCCGCCACCTCCCAGACCACCATCATCATGAACAGCCCTGAGCTCGGTGTCTGGAACGGGTTCGAGGACGGTGGCCTGGGCATCACCGTGGACCCCGACTTCGAGGACAACCACTGGCTCTGGGTCTACTACGCGGCCGCGCCGTTCGAGCACGCCGCCAACCGGGTCTCCCGCCTGACCGTCGAGACCCACGACGGCACCACCCACATCCACAAGTCCTCGGAGAAGGTCCTGCTCGAGGTCGCGACCCAACGCAGGACGTGCTGCCACTCGGCAGGCTCGCTGGCGTTCGACGGCGACGGGGTGCTCCACCTCTCGACCGGTGACAACACCTCGTCCCTGGAGTCCGACGGCTTCTCGCCCATCGACGAGCGCCCGGGTCGCTCCGACTACGACAGCCAGAAGTCGGCCGCCAACACCAACGACCTCCGCGGCAAGATCCTGCGGGTCCGCCCGCGCAGCGACGACGCCGGCGCGGTCGACCTCACGGCGGGGGACGACATCTCCTACGACATCCCCGGCGGCAACCTGTTCGGGGAGGGCGGAGCCCACCCGGCGGCTCGCTACCCCGACGCCGACCCCGCCCGCACGCGCCCCGAGATCTTCGTGATGGGACTGCGCAATCCCTACCGCCTCGGCGTCGACCCCGACACCGACGTCCTCTACTGGGGCGAGGTCGGGCCCGACGCCCGGTGGAGCGACCCGGAGCGAGGGCCACGACACTTCGAGGAGTTCAACCGCACCTCGGTGGCGATGAACGGCGGCTGGCCCTACTGCACCGGGCAGGTCGGGGACGACCTCACGGCGAGCGACACGGGCGGCGCCTACGTCGACTGGGACTTCGCCACGTCCAGCCCACGCAGGTCGCCCGACGGCAGCCCCCTGCGCTTCGCGTGCAACGACCCGGTCTCGATGGCGGGGGTCAACGACTCCCCCAACAACACCGGCCTGTCGACCCTGCCCCCGATGACCGATGCCTGGATCTCCTACTCGCTCTTCCCACCCAACCCCTACCCCGGCTTCGACGGGGTGGTGCCCATCGGCGGACAGGTCTACCGCCAGTCCCAGAACACCCTCGACGCGGGTCGCGCCTTTCCCGCCCGCTACGAGGGGTCGTACTTCCTGGCCGAGTTCAGCCGCGGCTGGATCAAGGAGGTGCGCACCGACGCTGAGGGCGACATCCTCGAGGTCAACGACTTCATGGACGGTTTCGTCCGCCCCTCCGACCTCGCTTTCGGTCCCGACGGCTCCCTCTACGTCCTGGAGTACGGCGACGGCGCATTCACCGGGTCGCCGGCGACCAAGCTCGTACGCATCGACTACGCACCAGACGGGTCCGCCCCGACGGCTCGCGCCGGTGCGAACGTGACAGAGGGCGCCGTACCCCTCACCGTGCAGTTCGATGCCACCGACAGCCACGACACCGACGGTGACACCCTGGCCTACTCCTGGGACTTCGACGGGGACGGCGTCGAGGACTCCACGGCGGCCGCACCGAACCACGCCTTCACGACGGCCGGCGACTTCACGACAGTGCTCACCGTCACCGACGCCACCGGGAAGTCTGCTCGTGCCCCGCTCCAGGTCCACGTCGGGAACACGACCCCGGCCGTCGACTTCGACCTGCCCGTGGACGGCGCGTTCTTCACCCCCGGTGACACCCTCGACTTCGAGGTGACCGCCACGGATCGCGAGGAGCCCGCCGACTGCTCGCGCGTCCTCGTCCAGCAAGGAGTCGGTCACGACACGCACGTCCACCCTGACCTGGGTCGATCCGGCTGCCGTGGTGTCCTCCAGACCACCCCGGCCAGCGACCACGGTCCCGACGCCAACACGTTCGGCGTCCTCCAGGCCGGCTACACCGACGCAGGCGCCAACGACGGTCTCAACGCACCCCTCACCGGCACGGACCTGGTCACCCTCCAGCCCAAGCTGCGGCAGGCCGAGCACGGGGTCTGGAGCGCCGGCGCAGAGGTGATCGGCTACAACGGCGTCGCCGGCACCCGACCCGGCGGTGGCGCCTTGATCGGCAACGTCTCCGACCGCGACTGGATCAGGTTCGACCCGATGAGCCTGCTCAACATGTCCGACATCAGCGCCCGCTACTCCGGATCCCCCGGACCGAACGACGGCATCGAGGTGCGAGCGGGCTCCCTCGACGGCCCGGTCGTGACCACGTTGCCCGTCACGCAGCCCACCACCGACCAGTTCGTCTACGCGACGACCTCCGCCCCGATCGCCGGACGCGCGGCCGACCTCGGCGGCCGGCCCCTCTACCTGGTCTATTCCGGGACGGGAGTCGTCGCCCTCGACGAGTTCCGCTTCGTTGGCCGCGGCGCTGAGGGACCGCCACCATCCTCCGCGTGCCCGCAGGCCCCGAGCCCCAGGCCCGGATACACCTTGCTCTACGACGGGACGCACCTCGATGACTGGCGTCAGGCCGGCCCGGGTGGATTCGTCGCCCGTGGCTGTTCCCTGGTCTCCGACGGCGGGATGGGGATGCTGTGGTTCGCCGGCCGCTCGTTCACCGACTTCTCGCTCTCGCTGCAGTTCAAGACCGCCGACGCCGGCGACAACTCCGGGGTGTTCGTCCGGTTCCCGGACCCGGGAGTCGACCCGTGGGTGGCCATCGACCAGGGCCACGAGATCCAGGTCAAGGAAGGCGCGAGCGACGACGAGCCGCAGAAGACCGGATCCATCTACGGCTTCGACCGCGAGGACCTGCGCAACGCCCGCCCGGCCGGTGAGTGGAACGACCTGCAGATCGACGTCGTCGGCCAGACCTACACCGTCGCCCTGAACGAGGTGGTGGTCAACACCTTCACCTCGAACGGGACGAGGGGCAGGTCCGGCTTCGTCGGCCTGCAGAACCACACCCAGGCCGACCGTGTGTGGTTCCGCAACCTGCAGGCTCGAGAGTTCCCCGCGGGCGACATCCCGCCGCCTTCCGATCCGAGCCCCAGCACGTCCCCGACCGAAACCCCACCCGCCCTCGGCGCGCCCGGCACCTCCATCACGGGACCGCGGAGGTTCACACGCCGTACGCGCGCGGCGTTCACCCTGACCGCCGACAGGGCCGCGACCTTCCGGTGCAGCCTGGATGGCGCCCCCTGGTCGACGTGCGCTTCCACCCTCAGCCACGCGCGACTGCGACCGGGGTCCCACACGCTGCTCGCTCGCGCTGTCGATGCCTCCGGAGTGGCTGATCCCAGTCCTGCCCAGCACCGTTGGACCATCGATCGCACAGCCCCCCGCGTCAGGGTGCTCGCGGGTCGCTCGGCGACCATCGACTCGTCGCCGACCATCCGCGCCCGCATCATCGACCGGGCCGCCGGTGTGAGCCGGCGCGGGGTTCGCGTCGTCGTGGACGGTCGGCGAGTCCGTGGCGTGCGGTCGCGCGCCCGCGTCGTCACGGCCACCTCACCCTCGCTGACGCCCGGGACGCACCGAGTGCTGCTGGTGGCACGGGACAGGGCCGGCAACGTGACCAGGGTCCGTTGGCGCTTCGCCGTCCGCGGCTGA
- a CDS encoding class I adenylate-forming enzyme family protein, whose product MQLVEGSRIALLLPGSSTYVDLVLALLSHGLFPVPLDPALTQAELERVLAPIKPDHVITSEDEAATLLARLPADSRRGLPRGRPIHCTSGTTGTAKGVFSGLLSLTDARALVAEERDLWGFVSTDTNLVLSPLHHSAPLRFAMGTLLAGGRVVVPGRFDPERITEAIRTEQPTTMFCVPTHLQRLFAHWDDTGWPDLSSFRLVAHAGAPCPTSIKNRLIETFPAGSTWEFYGSTEGQFTACRSEEWSAHPGTVGRARPGRLLDVDEDGRLWCVVPGHARFSYLGDPAKTRDAWRETADGPAFTVGDAGRIDDEGYVYLDGRRDDLVITGGVNVYPLEVENALRDVPGVEDVAVFGVPDTAWGQRVCAAVVGGADEAVLREHAVAVLAAAKRPKTYVHVRELPMTATGKVRRDQLAGLVLPTT is encoded by the coding sequence GTGCAGCTCGTCGAAGGATCGCGGATCGCCCTCCTCCTCCCGGGATCCTCGACCTACGTCGACCTGGTGCTGGCGCTCCTGTCCCACGGCCTGTTCCCGGTTCCGCTCGACCCGGCGCTCACACAGGCGGAGCTCGAGCGGGTCCTCGCGCCGATCAAGCCTGACCACGTGATCACCAGCGAGGACGAGGCAGCCACTCTCCTGGCCCGGCTGCCCGCCGACTCCCGGCGGGGGCTCCCCCGCGGCCGACCGATCCACTGCACGAGCGGCACCACGGGGACAGCCAAGGGCGTCTTCTCCGGACTGCTGTCACTTACCGACGCCCGAGCCCTCGTGGCGGAGGAGCGCGACCTGTGGGGATTCGTGTCCACCGACACCAACCTGGTCCTGAGCCCGCTGCACCACTCGGCGCCGTTGCGGTTCGCCATGGGGACCCTGCTCGCCGGTGGCCGGGTCGTCGTGCCCGGCCGCTTCGATCCCGAGCGGATCACCGAGGCGATCCGGACCGAGCAGCCGACCACGATGTTCTGCGTCCCGACCCACCTGCAGCGCCTCTTCGCGCACTGGGACGACACCGGATGGCCCGACCTCTCGAGCTTTCGGCTCGTCGCCCACGCAGGTGCTCCCTGCCCGACGTCGATCAAGAACCGACTGATCGAGACGTTTCCCGCAGGGTCCACCTGGGAGTTCTACGGCTCCACCGAGGGTCAGTTCACCGCCTGCCGGTCCGAGGAGTGGTCGGCCCACCCCGGCACCGTGGGTCGAGCACGGCCTGGTCGGCTGCTCGACGTCGACGAGGACGGTCGGCTGTGGTGCGTCGTGCCCGGCCACGCCCGGTTCAGCTATCTGGGCGACCCTGCGAAGACCCGGGATGCGTGGCGCGAGACGGCCGACGGGCCGGCCTTCACCGTCGGTGACGCCGGTCGGATCGACGACGAGGGCTACGTCTACCTCGACGGCCGACGCGATGACCTCGTCATCACCGGCGGTGTCAACGTCTACCCCCTCGAGGTCGAGAACGCCCTGCGCGACGTCCCCGGGGTCGAGGACGTCGCCGTGTTCGGGGTGCCCGACACCGCGTGGGGTCAGCGGGTCTGCGCCGCGGTCGTCGGGGGCGCCGACGAGGCTGTCCTGCGGGAGCACGCGGTCGCCGTACTCGCCGCCGCGAAGCGCCCCAAGACCTACGTGCACGTGCGCGAGCTGCCGATGACCGCGACCGGCAAGGTGCGCCGCGACCAGCTGGCCGGACTCGTGCTCCCCACGACCTGA
- a CDS encoding GlxA family transcriptional regulator — translation MHKVAVVVQDGAEPFGLGAMCEVWAEPYHPEDDNPVFDFVVTTPRPGRVRGSVYDLHVDLGLEAAADADLVCVIPKRGYRDPSPEVVELVRDAESRGAFVFAHCTAAFVLGEAGLLDGRRCTTHWRHVSELAECYPLAHVDGDVLYVQEGTIVTGAGSAAGLDAALHLMRQQFGSRVAAAAARRIVVPPHRDGGQAQFIARAVPVCESEALAPLLAWISGNLSSDLTVETLARQMHMSPRTFARRFKDETGTTPYSWVLAQRVQAAEELLEQTDHSIDWVAAEVGFGNAATLRHHFGRSRGVSPVEYRRSFSQTA, via the coding sequence ATGCACAAGGTCGCCGTGGTCGTCCAGGACGGTGCCGAGCCCTTCGGGCTGGGCGCGATGTGTGAGGTGTGGGCCGAGCCCTACCACCCCGAGGACGACAACCCCGTGTTCGACTTCGTCGTCACGACGCCCCGTCCCGGGCGGGTCCGTGGGAGCGTCTACGACCTGCACGTCGACCTCGGCCTCGAGGCCGCTGCCGACGCCGACCTGGTCTGCGTCATACCGAAACGCGGTTATCGCGATCCCTCTCCGGAGGTGGTCGAGCTGGTCCGCGACGCCGAGTCCCGCGGCGCGTTCGTCTTCGCCCACTGCACCGCCGCCTTCGTACTCGGTGAGGCGGGGCTGCTGGACGGCCGGCGCTGCACGACCCACTGGCGCCACGTCAGCGAGCTGGCCGAGTGCTATCCGCTCGCCCACGTGGACGGTGACGTGCTCTATGTCCAGGAGGGGACGATCGTCACCGGCGCGGGTTCCGCCGCGGGGCTCGACGCGGCGCTCCACCTCATGCGCCAGCAGTTCGGCTCACGGGTGGCTGCGGCCGCCGCCCGCCGCATCGTGGTCCCGCCGCACCGCGACGGCGGGCAGGCGCAGTTCATCGCTCGCGCGGTGCCGGTGTGTGAGTCGGAGGCGCTGGCGCCCCTCCTGGCCTGGATCTCGGGCAACCTGTCCAGCGACCTCACGGTGGAGACCCTGGCGCGACAGATGCACATGTCCCCCCGGACGTTCGCGCGGCGCTTCAAGGACGAGACCGGCACGACGCCGTACAGCTGGGTGCTCGCGCAGCGTGTCCAGGCCGCCGAGGAGCTGCTCGAGCAGACCGATCACTCCATCGACTGGGTGGCTGCCGAGGTCGGCTTCGGCAACGCCGCGACGCTGCGCCACCACTTCGGGCGCTCCCGTGGCGTGAGCCCTGTCGAATATCGTCGGAGCTTCAGCCAGACCGCGTGA